In the genome of Cryptomeria japonica chromosome 8, Sugi_1.0, whole genome shotgun sequence, one region contains:
- the LOC131061474 gene encoding carbon catabolite repressor protein 4 homolog 1-like, translated as MQETRANEASESSSESQESSSESQELESRKCENYTEPASTNPPPQRRLVSLKTEQTIKGPKFTVLTYNILADKWNESDRKHKACPAAALEWNNRKHKLVSEIIAYNADIICLQEVEEEHYKKYFLNQFRNHGYDGRYLAKPSGNPKEGCATFLLRERFSCMEEIEVVYGNQEFCNLVGEKLYLTGHDPQSYHPKSHSKPTQKTLRRFRANNIALILLLSFDSNLICVANTHVLANKDLPDVKMWQAYCLLHKLEEISMEKGNDDMPMVICGDFNSFPRSAAHCLLVGNEIDQNHKHLEAGTKYRFDANKLKRRYIELSSAYSAYFEQGVSDCGDENDDVMKRWMNPQTKEPVFTHYVSDFQETLDYIFYTHNNLEVEKLLEVVDWDTVSQAEDKYIPSSGKEKEIHHSGWDTADTSDLVEEWKKSYD; from the exons ATGCAAGAAACCAGAGCCAATGAAGCAAGTGAATCCAGCAGCGAGAGCCAAGAATCGAGCAGCGAAAGCCAAGAATTGGAGAGCAGAAAATGTGAAAATTACACAGAGCCAGCATCTACAAATCCTCCTCCACAGCGCAGGCTTGTGAGCCTCAAAACAGAACAAACTATCAAAGGACCAAAATTCACAGTTTTGACATACAACATTCTGGCAGACAAGTGGAACGAATCGGACAGGAAACACAAAGCCTGCCCAGCGGCTGCACTGGAATGGAATAACCGAAAACACAAGTTGGTCTCTGAAATCATTGCATACAATGCCGATATAATTTGTCTGCAGGAAGTGGAGGAAGAGCACTACAAAAAATACTTCTTAAACCAGTTCAGAAATCACGGATATGATGGGCGTTATTTGGCAAAACCTTCAGGGAACCCTAAAGAAGGCTGCGCCACCTTTCTGCTACGTGAAAGATTTTCTTGCATGGAGGAAATTGAAGTGGTGTATGGGAACCAGGAATTCTGCAATTTGGTGGGCGAGAAACTTTATTTAACGGGACATGATCCGCAGTCTTATCATCCCAAGTCTCATTCAAAGCCTACACAGAAAACACTTAGGCGATTCCGCGCTAATAACATAGCTTTGATTCTTTTGTTGAGTTTTGATTCGAATCTGATTTGTGTGGCCAATACCCATGTGTTGGCTAATAAAGATCTACCAGATGTGAAGATGTGGCAAGCTTATTGTCTGCTACACAAATTAGAAGAAATTTCAATGGAGAAAGGGAATGATGATATGCCCATGGTGATCTGTGGTGACTTCAATTCTTTTCCCAGAAGCGCAGCCCACTGTTTACTGGTGGGCAATGAAATTGATCAGAATCACAAACATCTTGAGGCTGGTACAAAGTATAGGTTTGATGCAAACAAGTTAAAGAGGAGATATATTGAATTGTCCAGTGCTTATTCTGCTTATTTTGAGCAAGGAGTTTCAGATTGtggtgatgaaaatgatgatgtgaTGAAGCGTTGGATGAATCCGCAAACCAAAGAGCCCGTGTTTACTCATTATGTATCTGATTTTCAGGAGactttagattatatattttatacCCACAACAATTTAGAGGtggaaaaattattggaggttGTGGATTGGGATACTGTGTCTCAGGCGGAGGACAAATATATTCCTTCTAGT ggaaaagaaaaagaaatacatCATAGTGGATGGGATACTGCGGATACTTCAGATCTTGTTGAGGAATGGAAAAAATCTTATGATTGA